From Oryza brachyantha chromosome 9, ObraRS2, whole genome shotgun sequence, a single genomic window includes:
- the LOC102715231 gene encoding phosphoglycolate phosphatase 2: MANGLPNPPAALLTAATARSLLDSVDAFLFDCDGVIWKGDELIEGVPETLDLLRNMGKKLVFVTNNSRKSRRQYSKKFKALGVEVAEEEIFTSSFAAAMFLKLNNFSPEKKVYVVGEDGILEELRLAGFEGFGGPEDGKKNILLEANFYFEHDKSVGAVIVGLDQYFNYYKMQYASLCIRENPGCLFIATNRDPTGHMTSTQEWPGAGTMVAAVSCSVQKEPIVVGKPSSFLMDFLLKSFNLETSRMCMVGDRLDTDILFGQNTGCKTLLVLSGVTTLPELQDGSNSIHPDHYTNSVYDLVGLLQQ, from the exons ATGGCGAACGGGCTTCCAAACCctcccgccgccctcctcaccgccgccaccgcccgatCCCTCCTCGACTCCGTCGACGCCTTCCTCTTCGACTGCGACG GGGTGATTTGGAAGGGAGATGAGCTCATCGAAGGGGTCCCTGAGACGCTGGACCTGCTGCGGAATATG GGAAAGAAATTAGTTTTTGTAACAAACAATTCTAGAAAGTCGAGAAGGCAATACTCGAAAAAATTCAAAGCACTTGGAGTTGAAGTTGCTGAG GAAGAGATCTTTACATCATCATTTGCAGCAGCGATGTTCTTGAAGTTAAATAATTTCTCTCCCGAAAAGAAG GTTTATGTTGTCGGTGAGGATGGCATTTTGGAAGAGCTCAGATTAGCTGGTTTTGAAGGTTTTGGTGGTCCG GAGGATGGCAAGAAGAACATATTGCTGGAGGCAAACTTCTACTTTGAACATGACAAAAGT GTTGGAGCTGTCATTGTTGGACTTGATCAATACTTCAACTACTACAAAATGCA GTATGCAAGCTTGTGTATTCGTGAGAATCCAGGCTGCCTTTTCATTGCGACCAACCGTGATCCTACTGGTCATATGACATCTACTCAAGAATGGCCAG GAGCTGGAACTATGGTCGCTGCTGTTAGTTGCTCGGTGCAGAAAGAGCCCATTGTTGTTGGAAAACCTTCAAGCTTTTTAATGGATTTCCTCTTGAAAAG CTTCAATTTGGAGACATCAAGAATGTGCATGGTTGGTGATAGACTGGACACTGACATACTATTTGGCCAGAACACTGGTTGCAAAACACTCCTTGTTCTATCTG GTGTGACTACCTTACCAGAACTTCAGGACGGTTCGAACAGTATCCATCCAGATCATTACACAAATAGCGTATATGATCTGGTAGGGTTACTGCAACAGTAA